A genomic region of Anas acuta chromosome 1, bAnaAcu1.1, whole genome shotgun sequence contains the following coding sequences:
- the ZPLD1 gene encoding zona pellucida-like domain-containing protein 1 isoform X2, whose product MEQVWFLLLLTIKVLSVTAQFNGYNCDANLHSRFPAERDINVFCGVQTITMKINFCTVLFSGYSETDLALNGKHGDAHCRGFINNNTFPAVVIFIINLSTLESCGNTLVVSSARGINAYGNTSVIQIGNVSGYIDTPDPPTIISYLPGLLYKFSCSYPLEYLVNNTQLASSSAAISVRENNGTFISTLNLLLYNDSTYSQQLLIPSTGLPLKTKIYAAVRATNLDGRWNVLMDYCYTTPSGNPGDDLRYDLFLSCDKDPQTTIIENGKSQMGRFSFEVFRFVKHKNQKMSTVFLHCVTKLCRADDCPFLVPICSNRERRDTGRRTTWSPQSTSGNAVITAGPIITRSDETPTNNSQLAHLNGAPFQLNAVTSALISGVVILGITSIFFFVWSLTLLHRNWPNSSMLSGIRNPVFN is encoded by the exons CTGAACGAGATATCAATGTTTTCTGTGGAGTGCAGACCATTACTATGAAGATAAATTTTTGCACAGTTCTTTTCTCTGGTTATTCTGAAACAGATCTGGCTCTGAATGGGAAACATGGGGATGCTCACTGCAGGGGGTTCATCAACAACAACACCTTTCCAGCAGTGGTCATTTTCATCATCAATCTGAGTACTTTGGAATCCTGTGGAAACACTTTAGTG GTGTCTTCAGCTCGAGGTATCAATGCTTATGGGAATACCTCAGTGATACAGATAGGTAATGTTTCGGGCTATATAGATACACCAGACCCACCAACGATTATCAGCTATTTACCTGGGCTTCTGTATAAATTTAGCTGTAGCTATCCACTGGAATACCTGGTTAACAATACCCAGCTTGCTTC GTCATCAGCTGCTATTTCTGTAAGAGAGAACAATGGTACATTTATCAGTACTTTGAACTTGTTGCTTTACAAT gactCAACCTATAGCCAGCAGCTCCTTATCCCAAGTACAGGTTTACCtttgaaaactaaaatatatGCAGCCGTGAGAGCAACCAACCTTGATGGCAG GTGGAATGTCTTGATGGACTACTGTTACACCACACCATCTGGTAACCCTGGTGACGATCTTCGATATGATCTTTTTCTCAG TTGCGACAAAGACCCACAGACAACCATAATTGAAAATGGTAAGAGCCAAATGGGAAGGTTTTCTTTTGAGGTATTCCGCTTTGTGAAGCACAAAAACCAGAAGATGTCTACAGTCTTCCTTCACTGCGTGAcaaagctgtgcagagcagaTGACTGTCCCTTTCTTGTGCCA ATTTGCagtaacagagaaagaagagacacTGGTAGGAGAACAACTTGGAGTCCTCAGAGCACCTCTGGCAATGCTGTAATCACTGCTGGACCCATCATTACAAGGAGTG ATGAAACACCAACCAACAATTCACAGCTTG CTCATCTGAATGGAGCTCCCTTCCAGCTGAATGCAGTCACCAGTGCACTGATTTCTGGCGTGGTCATTCTAGGAATcacaagcattttcttttttgtatggTCCCTAACACTTCTGCACAGAAACTGGCCCAACAGTTCAATGTTGAGTGGCATCCGAAACCCAGTTTTCAACTAA
- the ZPLD1 gene encoding zona pellucida-like domain-containing protein 1 isoform X1, with protein MVLKGFAMEQVWFLLLLTIKVLSVTAQFNGYNCDANLHSRFPAERDINVFCGVQTITMKINFCTVLFSGYSETDLALNGKHGDAHCRGFINNNTFPAVVIFIINLSTLESCGNTLVVSSARGINAYGNTSVIQIGNVSGYIDTPDPPTIISYLPGLLYKFSCSYPLEYLVNNTQLASSSAAISVRENNGTFISTLNLLLYNDSTYSQQLLIPSTGLPLKTKIYAAVRATNLDGRWNVLMDYCYTTPSGNPGDDLRYDLFLSCDKDPQTTIIENGKSQMGRFSFEVFRFVKHKNQKMSTVFLHCVTKLCRADDCPFLVPICSNRERRDTGRRTTWSPQSTSGNAVITAGPIITRSDETPTNNSQLAHLNGAPFQLNAVTSALISGVVILGITSIFFFVWSLTLLHRNWPNSSMLSGIRNPVFN; from the exons CTGAACGAGATATCAATGTTTTCTGTGGAGTGCAGACCATTACTATGAAGATAAATTTTTGCACAGTTCTTTTCTCTGGTTATTCTGAAACAGATCTGGCTCTGAATGGGAAACATGGGGATGCTCACTGCAGGGGGTTCATCAACAACAACACCTTTCCAGCAGTGGTCATTTTCATCATCAATCTGAGTACTTTGGAATCCTGTGGAAACACTTTAGTG GTGTCTTCAGCTCGAGGTATCAATGCTTATGGGAATACCTCAGTGATACAGATAGGTAATGTTTCGGGCTATATAGATACACCAGACCCACCAACGATTATCAGCTATTTACCTGGGCTTCTGTATAAATTTAGCTGTAGCTATCCACTGGAATACCTGGTTAACAATACCCAGCTTGCTTC GTCATCAGCTGCTATTTCTGTAAGAGAGAACAATGGTACATTTATCAGTACTTTGAACTTGTTGCTTTACAAT gactCAACCTATAGCCAGCAGCTCCTTATCCCAAGTACAGGTTTACCtttgaaaactaaaatatatGCAGCCGTGAGAGCAACCAACCTTGATGGCAG GTGGAATGTCTTGATGGACTACTGTTACACCACACCATCTGGTAACCCTGGTGACGATCTTCGATATGATCTTTTTCTCAG TTGCGACAAAGACCCACAGACAACCATAATTGAAAATGGTAAGAGCCAAATGGGAAGGTTTTCTTTTGAGGTATTCCGCTTTGTGAAGCACAAAAACCAGAAGATGTCTACAGTCTTCCTTCACTGCGTGAcaaagctgtgcagagcagaTGACTGTCCCTTTCTTGTGCCA ATTTGCagtaacagagaaagaagagacacTGGTAGGAGAACAACTTGGAGTCCTCAGAGCACCTCTGGCAATGCTGTAATCACTGCTGGACCCATCATTACAAGGAGTG ATGAAACACCAACCAACAATTCACAGCTTG CTCATCTGAATGGAGCTCCCTTCCAGCTGAATGCAGTCACCAGTGCACTGATTTCTGGCGTGGTCATTCTAGGAATcacaagcattttcttttttgtatggTCCCTAACACTTCTGCACAGAAACTGGCCCAACAGTTCAATGTTGAGTGGCATCCGAAACCCAGTTTTCAACTAA